Proteins encoded in a region of the Anopheles ziemanni chromosome 2, idAnoZiCoDA_A2_x.2, whole genome shotgun sequence genome:
- the LOC131282919 gene encoding G-protein coupled receptor dmsr-1, whose translation MTKVPINRILKWLSVTDMFVMIEYIPFAFYMYLILPDRRDYPYSWAAYLMFHMHFTQILHTISILLTVTLAIWRYIAIKHPHGSLAIYAQSNYGQAIALCYILAPILCFPTYFVFTIRQTFVFEGDTQLVLYHLDTDESAIVYRYNFWIHSVIIKLIPCTILTVISCVLIQVLWKASKRRIKLKQGGNYPKNGAPSVTPQSGGTSTGNPPSTDRRADRTTTLLVAVLLLFLFTEFPQGILGLLSGMLEKCFFRRCYGLFGEVMDLLALINAAIGFVLYGLMSKQFRTSFKSVFFKTPTHRAENTRMTGITTTCV comes from the exons ATGACCAAAGTGCCCATCAATCGCATTCTAAAGTGGCTCTCGGTGACGGATATGTTCGTCATGATTGAGTATATACCGTTCGCATTTTATATGTACCTAATTCTACCAG ATCGTCGGGACTATCCATACTCCTGGGCCGCATATCTGATGTTTCACATGCACTTCACTCAAATTCTGCACACCATCTCCATCCTGCTCACGGTAACACTCGCCATATGGAGATACATAGCAATTAA ACATCCGCACGGGTCGCTGGCCATTTACGCCCAGTCAAACTACGGCCAGGCCATCGCACTGTGCTACATTCTGGCGCCGATCCTGTGCTTCCCGACCTACTTCGTCTTCACGATACGGCAGACGTTCGTCTTCGAGGGCGACACCCAGCTGGTGCTGTACCACTTGGACACGGATGAGAGCGCCATCGTCTATCG GTACAACTTCTGGATCCACTCGGTGATAATCAAACTGATACCCTGCACCATCCTGACCGTCATCAGCTGCGTGCTAATACAGGTCCTGTGGAAAGCTAGTAAGAGGCGTATAAAGTTGAAACAGGGTGGAAATTATCCGAAAAACGGAGCCCCATCGGTTACGCCACAGAGTGGCGGTACTAGCACGGGGAACCCACCATCC ACGGATCGACGGGCGGATCGAACCACCACGCTTCTCGTGGCAGTCCTGCTGCTGTTTCTGTTCACCGAGTTTCCCCAGGGCATTCTCGGGCTGCTCAGTGGCATGCTGGAAAAGTGTTTCTTCCGCCGCTGCTACGGTCTGTTCGGCGAGGTGATGGACCTGCTAGCCTTAATTAACGCTGCCATCGGGTTCGTCCTGTACGGGCTGATGTCCAAGCAGTTCCGCACGAGCTTCAAGtcggtttttttcaaaactccaACCCATAGGGCCGAGAATACGCGTATGACCGGCATCACGACAACCTGTGTCTGA